A stretch of the Taeniopygia guttata chromosome 3, bTaeGut7.mat, whole genome shotgun sequence genome encodes the following:
- the HMGN3 gene encoding high mobility group nucleosome-binding domain-containing protein 3 (The RefSeq protein has 1 substitution compared to this genomic sequence): protein MPKRKSPEGAEGKDAAKVTKQEPTRRSARLSAKPAPPKPEPKPRKTAKKEPGTKASKGAKGKKGEKQEAAKEGTTPSENGENKAEEAQKTESVGDKNE from the exons tCTCCAGAGGGTGCTGAAGGCAAGGATGCAGCAAAAGTAACTAAACAAGAG ccCACAAGACGATCAGCAAGACTGTCAGCT AAACCTGCCCCACCAAAACCTGAACCCAaaccaaggaaaacagcaaag AAGGAACCTGGAACAAAGGCCAGCAAAGGTGCTAAAGGGAAGAAGGATGAAAAGCAAGAAGCTGCAAAGGAAGGTACTACACCATctgaaaatggtgaaaataaaGCTGAAGAG gcTCAGAAAACTGAATCTGTAGGTGACAAGAATGAATGA
- the HMGN3 gene encoding high mobility group nucleosome-binding domain-containing protein 3 isoform X6 has product MPKRKSPEGAEGKDAAKVTKQEPTRRSARLSAKPAPPKPEPKPRKTAKKEPGTKASKGAKGKKDEKQEAAKEGSEN; this is encoded by the exons tCTCCAGAGGGTGCTGAAGGCAAGGATGCAGCAAAAGTAACTAAACAAGAG ccCACAAGACGATCAGCAAGACTGTCAGCT AAACCTGCCCCACCAAAACCTGAACCCAaaccaaggaaaacagcaaag AAGGAACCTGGAACAAAGGCCAGCAAAGGTGCTAAAGGGAAGAAGGATGAAAAGCAAGAAGCTGCAAAGGAAG gcTCAGAAAACTGA